A stretch of DNA from Candidatus Bathyarchaeota archaeon:
ATTTGGATAAATATTACTACCATAAGCTGTAAATTTGTAAATAATGTGTTGCACAGTAATACAAAATAGATACATTAAAAACAGTTCATTAACAAAGGTAGTATGTTCTTGGGATTGCGATGGGAAGTAAACGCGACAGGGTGGAAATCATAGCAGAGATTCTTTGCCTGTGTTCAAAAGCACAAAGCAAGACTAGAATAATGTATGGCACAAACCTGTCGTGGAAGATGCTTCAGCATTACCTAGCTTACATGCAAGAACATGGACTGCTAGAAATCAAAAACGAATCAACAAAGTATGCTGCAACAACAAAAGGAAGAGAATTTGTTGCAAAATGGAACGAACTAAAAGAACTCTTTGAAACATCTGTCACGCCAAAACCAAACATTTAATTGTTGGACAATCTTTTTTGAAAAAATAATCAACATTTAGACTATATCTTAGTTTTATTATCTTTTTTTTAATTATTGTTACACTTAGGGCAACATCCAAAAGTCTAGTCACATATTAAACGTTGAGGAATAATTTTGAAGGGCAATCGCACAAAAATGCTGAGAAACAGAGTTGCCCAAGAAGCCGCTTTACTTTTGTATACGTCTCAAGAAAAAGAGTACAAGCAAGCAAAACAGCGAGCGTCTGCAACGTTGGGAATAAGAATGTTGCCCAGCAACTTAGAAGTCGCAAAGGAACTTGACATAATCGCGGAAGAAAACGAGGGACCTCAAAGAAAAGAACTGATTTTAAGAATGCGAAAAGAAGCAAAACAAATCATGGAAGCATTAGCTGATTTTAATCCATTACTCGTTGGAAGTGTATGGAGAGGCACAGCCCGAAAAAACAGCGACATTGATGTGCATGTTTTTGCTCACGAGCATAAAGAGGTTCTGGAACAGCTCCAGAAACACAGTTACAAAATAATAAGGTCTGAGCGACGTTCAGTAACTAAAGAAGGATCCAAAACCTCTTCGGTTCATATCCAAGTTGTTTTGGAGTCGGGAGATACTGCAGAAATTGTTGTTTGCAGTCAAGAAAATTTGGGAAAAACACAAAGGTGTGAAACATACGGAGACATGAAAACAGGGCTAAATTTGAAACAGCTTACTAAAGTTTTGGAAAATAGCCCCTGCCAAAAGTTTGTTCCCCTTTGAGACAGATTACTGTTTAAATATTTGTTCAGTTACAAAGGAAATCGTTGTATCAAAGGAGTAAGTCCTAAAGTTGAAGCTAAAAAAAGAAAAATTTGAGAAAATGTTCCCAAGTTTAGCAGAAGAAATGTCAAAGGACAGCTGTAAAACAAAGATAAATTCGGTTCGTTCTGATGTTCCTACTGCAGAGAAAGCTGTTGCACAAAAATTCAATGGATACAACCCAGATGCAATTGATTTTTTGCGGAGATGCGACACGACCCAACAAGCAGAAGAAATAATTTGCTATATGAAAAAAAGGCAAGAAATTAGTCCAGATTATGCTGCAAAACTTCTAAAACAACTCAAATCTAAAGGTGTAAGAAGTTTTGGAGCAAAAAAAGGGGATGACTATTACCTGCGAGAAGATGGCTTCTAAATAATAAAATAGAAAAAAGAGTTACAAAAACAAAGGGATTTTCTTAAGAGTAAAAGCTTTCCGTAGGTTCAGCGTTTCAAGTTTATTTCAATTGTTGAAACATTTCTTGTTCCATCTTCGCGTTGTAGTTCTTCGGTTCCAATTTCAATTTGTTCAACTTTTAGGTCTTTCATGAATTTTCGTCGAACAATTTCTACAACATCGATAGCGGTGGTTATTGCTTTACCTCTAGCCTTCAAGTTGACAATTTTGGTGTTAGATTCGTTGAAGTGGGTAATTACAGCCAGAACATAGCTCATTGCGGGTTTTGTTCCAACATAGATTGTATTTGGATCTTTTGACAGGTAGACACCTCCATTTTTTATTTGTTTAGTTTACTACTTGGTCTTATTTTTTGGAATCAGATTCATAATATTGAACCTGTTTCCATTCTTTGTTATGGTGTTTACCTTTTTAATTTTTGGCATAAAATTAGGATTGAAAAGTTTTTGTTTCATTAAAAACATACAAAAATAGTTAATTGGAGCTAACCAACATGAAACTTGCCCTGATTTCCGTTCACAACAAAACAGGAATAGTTGATTTCGTTAAAGAACTCAACAAACTAGGATTTGTAATTATTTCTACAGATGGAACACTAAAAATCCTAAAAGAAAATGGGATACAAAACGTCAAACACATTTCTGACGTAACTGATTTCCCAGAGATACTTGAAGGAAGAATTAAAACAGTGCACCCAAAAATGTTGGCAGGCATACTAGCAGTTAGAAACAACAAAAAGCACATGAACGACTTAAAGAAGTT
This window harbors:
- a CDS encoding nucleotidyltransferase domain-containing protein, with translation MKGNRTKMLRNRVAQEAALLLYTSQEKEYKQAKQRASATLGIRMLPSNLEVAKELDIIAEENEGPQRKELILRMRKEAKQIMEALADFNPLLVGSVWRGTARKNSDIDVHVFAHEHKEVLEQLQKHSYKIIRSERRSVTKEGSKTSSVHIQVVLESGDTAEIVVCSQENLGKTQRCETYGDMKTGLNLKQLTKVLENSPCQKFVPL
- a CDS encoding DUF2095 family protein: MKLKKEKFEKMFPSLAEEMSKDSCKTKINSVRSDVPTAEKAVAQKFNGYNPDAIDFLRRCDTTQQAEEIICYMKKRQEISPDYAAKLLKQLKSKGVRSFGAKKGDDYYLREDGF
- the albA gene encoding DNA-binding protein Alba, with amino-acid sequence MSKDPNTIYVGTKPAMSYVLAVITHFNESNTKIVNLKARGKAITTAIDVVEIVRRKFMKDLKVEQIEIGTEELQREDGTRNVSTIEINLKR